In the Desulfuromonas sp. DDH964 genome, CCGGCGCCATCGACGGCGCCTTTTTGCTCACCCCCATCGGCCTGACCCTGCGCAACAAGGGGGTGCCCCTCAAGGTGGTGCTGCTCGGCCATCGCAATGGCAGCGTCATCACCGTCAAGAGTGGCGACGAGATCCAGCGCATCGACGACCTCAAGGGGCGCACCATCGCCATCCCCAGCCCATTCTCGACCCACAATCTGCTGCTGCGCAAGCTGCTCACCGAGTGCGGCATCGATCCGAACACCGAGGTCAAGCTGCTCGATATGGCCCCGCCGGAGATGCCGGTGGCGCTGGCCACCGGCCGCATCGACGGCTACATCGTCGCTGAACCCTTCGGGGCCCAGGCCGAGTTCCAGAAGGTCGGCAAGGTGCTGACCCTCTCCAAGGATATCTGGCCCGATCACATCTGTTGCGTCCTCAACCTGCGTGAAGCAGTGATCGACACTTACCCGGAAGCGGTGCAGGAACTGATCGACGGTATGCAGCGCACCGCCCGTTTCATTCAGCAGGATCCGGTCGCCGCCGCCCGGGCCTCGGTGAAGTACCTCGGACAGAAGGCCGAGGTGGTGGAGTTCGTCCTGACCAAGCCGGCCGGGCGGCTGACCTTCGACCGGCTCAAGCCTGACCTTGCCGATTTTACCGCCACCCAGAAACTGATGCTCCAGTTCGGCGTCGCCAAGGATGAGGTTGATCTGACCGACTATGTCGACACCCGTTTCTTCGCCGGCTGATATGTTGCGCTTTTTTAAACGGTTTCACCCCCTGTTGCCGCTGTCTGCCTTGACCGGCTTTGTGCTGCTCTGGCAGATGGCGGCTTCTTTCTATCCGCCGGCACTCTTCCCGTCGCCTCTCGCGGTGCTGGCGGCGTTGCGTGAACTGGCGGCCAGCGGTCTGCTCTGGGAGCATATCGGCATCAGCCTGTGGCGCTTCGCCAGTGCCTACCTGCTGGCGGTGGCGATCGCCATCCCCCTCGGCCTGCTCCTCGGCCAGCACCCCAGGTGCCGCCGCGCCGTCGATCCGCTGTTGCAGGTGCTGCGGCCGATCTCGCCCATCGCCTGGTTTCCGCTGGCGGTTTTGTGGTTCGGCATCGGCAACGCCCCGGCGATCTTCATCATCTTTCTCGCCGCCTTCTACCCGGTGCTGCTCGCCACGGTCGATGCGGTGCGCCAGGTGCCGGAGGTTTATCTGAAGGTGGCGGCCAATTTCGGTGCCGGACGACGCATGACCTTTCTCAAGGTCATTGTTCCGGCCGCCTTTCCGGGGATCATGGTCGGCCTGCACATCGCCGTCGGCACCGCCTGGATTCACCTGGTCGCCGGCGAGATGCTCGGGGCCCAGTCGGGCCTTGGCTACCTGATCGTCGACGCGCGCAACTTTCTGCGCACCGACTGGATCATGGCCGGCATGCTGGTGGTCGGTCTGCTTGGGCTGGCGATCTACCGGGGGATGCGGGGCGCGGAGGGGTTCATCGGCCGCCTCTGGGGGAAGACGCCATCATGACTGCGGTGCCGACCAACAGCAAAATTCTGCTGCGCGAGGTGGAAAAGCGCTTCCCCAACCAGCGCGGCGCGGCGACCTGCGCCCTGGCCAGCGTCGATCTGGAGATCGCCGCCGGCGAGTTCGTCTGTCTGGTCGGGCCGAGCGGGTGCGGCAAGACCACGCTGATCAACCTGCTGGCCGGCTTCACCCGGCCGAGCAGCGGGCGGATTGAAATCGATGGCCGGCAGGTGCTCGGCCCCGACCCCGATCACATCATGATCTTTCAGGATTATGGTCTCTACCCCTGGAAAAGCGCCCTCGGCAATATCCTCTTCGCCCTTGAGGCCCGCGGACAGCGCGGCGCCGAGGCGCAGGAGCGGGCCCGGCATTATCTGGATCTGGTCGGTCTTGGTCAGGCCGCGGACCGGCATCCGCACCAGCTCTCCGGCGGCATGCGGCAGCGCGTCGCCCTGGCCCGGGCCCTGGCGGTCGAACCAAGCGTGCTGTTCATGGACGAGCCGTTCGCGGCGCTGGATGCCTTCACCCGTCTGCGGCTGCAGGACGAACTGCTGCGGCTCTGGCAGCAGAAAAAGCCGACCGTGGTGTTCGTCACCCACGATCTCGACGAGGCAGTCTACCTCGGCGGCAAGGTGGTGCTGATGGCGCCGAACCCCGGCCGGGTGCAGAAGATCGTCAGCATCGACCTGGCGCGCCCCTGCGACCGCACCGGCGATGACTTCAGCACCTATCGCCGGGAACTGTTCCGGGAATTTCAATTGGTACATGAACAGGCTCAAGACTATGTCATCTGATCCATCCGCCGCGACCCTGCCCGGCGAACAGCTTGCGGCGGCGCGGGTCGCCATCAACGGTTTCGGCCGCATCGGACGCACGGTTCTGCGCCTGGCGCAGCATTCGCCGGCCATCGAGGTGGTGGCGATCAACGATCTGGCTCCGCCGCGGACCCTGGCCCATCTGTTCCAATACGATTCCGTGCATGGCCCCTTTGCGGGAAGTGTCGATGTGGAGGCCGGTGCCATGCGGATCGATGGCCGCACTATCCGGATGTTGCAGATCCCCGACCCGGCCGTGCTCCCCTGGCGGGAGTTGGGAATCGATATCGTCATCGAGGCCACCGGCCGTTTCGCCCGCCGCGCCGCTGCCGAAAAGCACCTGCACGCCGGCGCCCGGCGGGTGATCATCAGCGCGCCCTGTGCCGATGCCGACCTGACCGTTTGCCTGGGGGTCAATGAAGCCGACTGCCGCCCGGAGCAGCAGATTCTTTCCAACGCCTCCTGCACCGCCAACTGTCTGGCTCCCATCGCCAAGGTTCTGCTGGAGAGGTTCGGGATTGCCAAAGGGATGATGAACACCGTCCATCCCGCCACCAACAACCAGGCCCTCAGCGATCAACCCCACGCCGACCCGCGGCGCGGCCGGGCGGCTGGACTCTCCATCATCCCGACGACCACCTCGGCGATTGCCGCGGTGGAGCAGGTTCTGCCGGAGCTGGCGGGGCGGCTGCAGGGGATGGCAGTGCGTGTTCCGACCGCCAGCGTCGCGCTGCTCGACCTGGTCGTCGAGACCCGTGTCGCCACCAGCGTGGCCGAGGTCAATTCGGTATTGCGTTCGGCGGCCCAGGGCCGCCTCAAGGGGATTGTCGAGTATTGCGAGCTGCCGCTGGTCTCCCGGGACTTTCAAGGCCGCTGCGCCTCGGCCATTGTCGATGGTCTTTGTACTACCGTCACTGGCGGCAACCTGGTGCGTGTTATCGCCTGGTACGACAACGAAACCGGCTATGCCAGCCGGCTGGTCGAGCTGGCCGCCTACCTCGCCCGGCAGGAGTCGGCGCCGCCGGTGCAGGTCGCCGTCTGAAGCGAAATTAAATTCGCGGCGCCCCAAAATAAGCTTGACAAGCCAAGGTACTTTTATTAGCCTACAAAAACGATAGACATACAGTTTTAATTGACGAGGCCATCCAGCCCACACAACGCCGAATCTGCCCCTTCTTGGCAGGCGGTTCGGTTTTACCTCTTTTCTGACTAAGGAGATTTGACCATGAGTGAAGCGACCGAACCGCAGTACCGCCCCGAGACCCTGGCCCTGCACGCTGGCCAGAAACCCGACCCGACCACCAAGGCGCGGGCGGTGCCGATCTACCAGACCACCTCCTACGTCTTCGACGACGCCGACCATGCGGCGCGGCTCTTCGGCCTGCAGGAATTCGGCAACATCTACACCCGGCTGATGAACCCGACCTCGGATGTCTTCGAGCAGCGGGTCGCCGCCCTCGAAGGAGGGGTGGCGGCGCTGGCGGTCGCCTCGGGGCAGTCGGCGATCAGCCTGGCGCTGCTCACCCTGGCCCATGCCGGCGACGAGATCGTTTCGGCGGCCAGCCTCTACGGCGGCACCTACAACCTGTTTCACTACACCTTTCCCCAGCTCGGCATTACGGTGAAGTTCGTCGACCCGTCCGATCCGGAGAATTTCCGCAAGGCGATCACGCCGAAAACCAAAGCAATCTACGCCGAGAGCGTCGGCAATCCGAAACTCGATGTGCTCGATATCGCCGCCGTCGCCAGAATCGCCCACGACCATGATCTGCCGCTGGTGGTCGACAACACCACGCCGTCCCCCTACCTGATCAACCCCCTCAAGCACGGCGCCGACATCGTCGTCCACTCGGCGACCAAGTTCATTGGCGGCCACGGCACCTCCATCGGCGGCGTCATCGTCGACGGCGGCACCTTCAACTGGGGGAACGGCAAGTTTCCGCAGCTCGCCAAGCCCGATCCCTCGTATCACGGGGTCAACTTCTGGGAAGTGCTGGGCAATATCGCCTACATCGTCAAAATCCGCGTGCAGCTGCTGCGCGATCTCGGTCCGGCCGTCTCCCCCTTCAACTCCTTCCTCTTCCTGCAGGGGCTTGAGACGCTCCACCTGCGCCTGGAGCGCCACAGTACCAACGCCCTGGCCGTTGCCCAATATCTGCAAAAGCACCCCAAGGTCGGCTGGGTCAACTATCCGGGACTGCCGGAGCACCCCTCTCATGAGTTGGCGAAGAAGTACCACAATCACGCCCTCTACGGCGCCCTGATCGGCTTCGGCATCAAGGGTGGAATCGAGGAAGGGAAGAAGTTCATCAACGCCCTCAAGCTCCACTCGCTGCTGGCCAATATCGGCGACGCCAAGTCGCTGGTGATCCACCCGGCCTCGACCACCCATCAGCAGCTCACCGCCGCCGAGCAGCTCGAAGCCGGCGTCACCCCCGACTTCATCCGCCTGTCGGTGGGGATCGAGAACCTGCAGGACATCATCGCCGACCTGGAGCAGGCGCTGGCGCAGATTTGAAACCTGACAACCGGGGTGCGCCCCGGAACATGCTGACCAGACAACTGGAGGCCGGATACACCCCGAAACGTGGGTGTGTTCGGCCTTTTTTGTTCCCGGCACACCAGCAGGACTCAAGGACATGTCCGACCATGACACGGATAAAAGCGCCCAGTAAACAACAGCTGATCAAAAAAGCCCGCGACCTCGGGGCGAGCCTCGTCGGCTTCGCGCCGGTTGAGCGCTGGGAAGAGTTTGACGAGGTGCGTCCCGACTACCGGCCGACCGCCCTGTGGAAGGAGGCGCGTACGGTCATCGTCATCGGCGTGCCGATGCTGCTGCCGATCATCGAGACGACGCCGTCGATCAACTATCAGGAGATGTACAACGCCTCCAACAGTCTCCTCGACCAGATCGGCTTTCGCCTGTCGATCTACCTCAACGACCGCGGCGCTCCGGCGATCTTCATGCCGCGGGACGGCTACGGCAATCTCGAAATTCTGCTCGAACTGCCGCCGGGGTGTTTCAGCCACGTCTTTGCCGCCAAATACGCCGGGCTTGGCACCATCGGCTACAGCCACAACCTCCTCGTCCCCGAATACGGACCGCGGGTGCGGCTGGTCTCGATCCTGACCAGTCTGGAACTGCCGGCGACGCCGCTGCTGAAGAAGGAGCTCTGCATCAAGTGCGACCTCTGCCGCAAACTCTGCCCGTCGCAGGCCTTTACCACCCGCGACGACCAGCTGATTGCCGACATGGATGTCGATGCCTGCACCCGTCATCACCAGGTGCTGCGCGCGGAAAACCGCTGGCCCTGCGGCATCTGCGCCAAGGTCTGCCCGATCGGCGCCGACCGCGCCCTGTACGCCAGCACCAATCTCGGCCTCTATCTCGACGAACGCGAGGCCATCGAAAAGAATCCCGACGACCCGCGCTACAAGAGCTGGGTCCACCAGCGCCGCCACGGCTCGTCGGGCAACCGCATCAGCTAACTTGAACGATCGGTTTCGTTCAACATTCACCCCCAACACACCAAGGAGTTCCATTATGAAAAAACGCTTCATGCTCATCCTTCTCGCCCTCGTTGCCGCCGTCGCCGGACTGACCGGTTGCAGCAAAGAGGAAGCCGTGGGCAAGCCGGCCGTTATCCGCGTCGATTACGCCTACTACAACCCGGTCGCTCTTTTGCTCAAGGACAAGGGGTGGCTCGAAACCGAGCTGGCCAAGGAGAACATCAAGGTCGAGTGGTATCTGAGCCTCGGCAGCAACAAGGCCCTGGAGCTGCTGAACAGCAAGAGCGTCGATTTCGGTTCCACTGCCGGCGCCGCTTCGCTGATCGGCAAGGCCAACGGCAACCCGATCAAGGCGATTTACCTTTATTCGAAACCGGAATGGACCGCCCTGGTCACCGCCAAAGACAGTCCGATCCAGAAGGTGACCGACCTCAAAGGGAAAAAGGTCGCCGCTACCCGCGGTACCGACCCGCACATCTTCCTGCTGCGCGCCCTTGATCGCTTCGGCCTGTCGGAAAAAGACATCGAACTGGTTCCCCTGCAGCATCCCGACGGCAAAAATGCCCTCGATCGCGGCGATGTCGCCGCCTGGGCGGGCCTCGATCCGCACATGGCGCAGATCGAACTGGAAAAAGGCGCCCGCCTCTTCTTTCGCGACCCCGATCTCAACACCTACGGCGTGCTCAACGTGCGCGAAGAGTTCGCCAAACAGTATCCTGACTACGTGGTCAGGGTGCTGACGGTCTACGAGAAGGCGCGCAAGCACGCTATCGCCCACCCGGACGAACTCAAGGCGGTCCTGGCCCGGGACGCCAAGTTGAGTCCGGAAGTTGCGGCCAAGGAACTGGAGCGCACCGATCTGAGCAATCCGGTCATCGGCGACGTCCAGCACAAGGCGATCGCCGCCGCTGGCGCGGTCTTGAAAAAGAGCGGCATCATTCCGGAAACGGTCGATATCGAGGCGACGGTCGGCAGTCTGATCGATCCGGGTTTCATCGCCAAAGTTGCCAGGTAAGGACACGAATCATGAGTAGCTACGGTCACGAAACCGCGCTTGCGGCGGCGTTGACAAAGACATTGACCAGGACCGGAGTCCGCGCCTGGCGCGGACTCCGGCTCCCCGATCCACTGCTGGGCTGGCTGCTGCCGGCCCTGCTGGTCGCCGTCTGGGAGATTCTCGCCCGCATGGGGGTCTTCCCGCCCAACTGGCTGCCGGCGCCGAGCGTCGTCGCCACCACCATTTTCGACCTGGCACGGCAGGGGGAACTCCTCGGGCATATCGGTATCACCTTGTGGCGCATCGCGGCAGGATTCTTACTCGGTGCGATCGCCGCCACCCTGTTCGGCACCCTCACCGGCTACCTGCCGCTGGCGCGCAAACTTCTCGACCCGCTGTTGCAGGCGTTGCGTAACATCCCGTCCATGGCCTGGGTGCCGCTGTTTCTGCTCTGGCTCGGAGTGCAGGAATCTTCGAAGGTCAGCCTCATCGCCGTCGGGGTTTTTTTCCCCGTCTACCTCAACCTTTACAGCGGTATTTTGCAGGTCGACCGCAAACTGCTGGAAGTCGGTCGGATCTTTCAGCTTAAAGGGATCGAGTTGATTCGGCGCATCGTTTTGCCGGCAACCCTGCCGGCTTATCTGGTCGGACTGCGCAGCGGGCTGGGGCTCGGCTGGATGTTCGTCGTCGCCGCCGAACTGATGGGGGCGAGCAGGGGGCTCGGCTTTTTGATGGTCGATGGCCAGATGACCGGCCGTGCCGCGATCATCATCGCTAGCATTGTTCTGTTTGCCATCTTCGGCAAGCTGACCGACCTGCTGCTGGAGAGCGTCGGCCGGCGCTGGCAACGCCGGGCGCATCCGGTCGGCAAAGAGAGAAGGAGAGCAGGAATATGACCGTCACCCCGGCCCACCCACGGGCCCTCGCCATCGACCAGCTGCAGAAATCGTTTCAGGTCAACGGCGATGAAATCGTCGCCCTGGAACAGGTCGATCTCGCCATCGAACCGGGTGAATTTGTCAGTATCGTCGGCAGCAGCGGTTGCGGCAAGAGCACCCTGCTGCGCATCGTTGCCGGGCTGGAAACCAGCTCAGCCGGCAGTGTCCGCCTGGGCGACAAAACGATTTTTTCCCCGAGCCTGGAGCGGGGGATGGTCTTTCAGGAACACCGCCTCCTCCCCTGGCTGACAGTCGTGGAAAATGTCGCCTTCGGCCTCGGCCGCAAACTGACCGTCGAGCAGCAGCGCTCGGTCGATGAGCATATCGAGCTGGTCGGTCTCGAAAAGTTTGCCCGCGCCTACCCCGATCAGCTCTCCGGCGGCATGGCGCAGCGCGCCGCCATCGCCCGCGCCCTGGTCACCCGTCCCGAACTGCTGCTGCTCGACGAGCCGTTCGGCGCCCTCGATGCCCTGACCCGGATCCAGATGCAGGAGGAAATCCTGCGGATCTGGGAGGTGGAGAAGACCACCATGGTCCTGGTCACTCACGACATCGACGAGGCGATTTTCCTCGGCGACCGGGTGGTGATCATGTCAAGCCGGCCGGGGACGATCAAAAAAATTCTCCCGGTGAACCTCCCGCGCCCGCGCGATCGCAGCAGCTACGATTTTGTGCAGATCCGCAAGGAGATTTACGGTCACTTTTTTCACGGCGCCGAGCAGCCCTTTGCCTATGCGATCTGAGGACCGGCGGCGTGTTAGCACCCGGGATAAGTCGAGTACCTCATGCGCCGTATTGACGAGAACACTCTTGCCTATCAACAGGAACTCGACCTTGGTCACGCCAGTCTCGAACCCGGCGGCGAGCTGATCGCCGCGCACCGTCCATCGAAAGGAGTTCTGGTGTGAGTCGCAAAGACCTTGACAGCATGGGAGTGCGGGAAATCCGCATCCCTTCCTTGCTTGACGGCTCAGCGGAGCCAAACCTGTATTTCATCCCCGAGGGGGATGGTCCTTTTCCACTGCTGGTTGCCCTGCACACCTGGAGTTTTGACCGCTTCAATCAGCTGGAGACCCTGCTGCCGCTCTGCCGCGAGCGCAGCTGGGCGCTGCTGCTGCCCGAGGCGCGCGGCCCCAACCTGGCCGGCAATCCCCATGCGGAGCAAGCTGCCGGCTCACCCCTGGCGCGACAGGATGTGCTCGATGCGACGGCCTGGATAACGGCGCGTTTCTCCATCGACCGGCAGCGGCTCTTTCTGCTTGGTGGCAGCGGCGGGGGACAACTGGCGCTGCTGGTCGCGGCGGCGGACCCCGCCCGCTGGCGTGCCGTCAGCGTCTGGGTGCCGATCACCGATCTCGCCCTCTGGCACGGCGAGGCGAGCTACTACGCGCCGCACATCGAGGCCTGTCTTGGCGGTCCTCCGGGCGCCTCGGCCGACATCGACCGGCGCTATCGCGAGCGTTCGCCGCTGGAACATGCCGCCGCCCTGACCGAAACCAACCTCTTTCTGCACCACGGCCGCTTCGATCCCCTGGTCCCCTGGCAGCACAGCTGGCGCCTCGCCGAACGACTGCACGCGTTGGGCGCCCGGCGCTTCTTCTTGGAAATTTTCGACGGCGAGCACGATATTCAGGCCCGGCGGGCGCTCGACTGGTTCTCCGCCCAGGGGGGGCGGGTGGAATCCGGCTGGCGCCTGACCGGGTGACCGACACCCCGAGGACTTCATGACCGACGTCTACAACACCATCGACACCGCCTCCCGACAGCAGGTCGAGCAGCTCGCCGCGATCCTGGAACTACGCGCCGCCGACCCGCAGCAGCGGGCGATGCTGCGCGCCTACCTGGAGCGGATCGACTTCCCCGCCCGAGCCCGTGTGGTCGAGGTCGGCTGCGGCACCGGGCCGGTGGCCCGGGTGCTGGCCCAAATCCCCGACGTCGGTGCCGTGATCGGCATCGATCCGTCGCCAGTGCTGCTTGGCAGAGCCCGGCAACTCGCCGCGAATCAGTGCAAACTGACATTTCGGGAAAGCTCCGCAGAGGCTTTGCCGCTGACGGACGCCAGTCAGGACGTGGTCGTTTTTCACACCTCCCTCTGCCACCTCACCGACCCGGCCGCCGCGCTGCACGAAGCCTTTCGAGTGCTGGTGCCGGGAGGCTGGCTGGCGGTCTTCGACGGCGATTATGCCTCAACCACCTTCGGCACCGACGACCTCGATCCCCTGCAGCTCTGCGCCGCGTCCTTCCGTCGTGCCTTCATCCACGACAGCTGGCTGGCCCGGCGCGCGCCGGGCCTGGCCGAGGGGGCCGGATTCACGGTCCGCGACTTTCGCACCTTCAGCTACAGCGAAACCCGGCCCGACTACCTGCTGAGCGTGGTCGATCGCGGTGCCGAGGCGTTGGCCGAGGAAGGAGTTATCGGGCGGGAGCTGGCAGCGGCAATGAAGGGCGAGGCCCGGCAGCGCACGCGGAAAGGACGGTTTTTCGGCCAGATCGGCTATGCGGCACTGATCGCGCGCAAGCCGGCTTCGGAAGGCTAATTCCGCAGAAAAACGTTGAAGCGATGGGGATCTTCACCAACACGGTATCTCCCAAAGTACGCAGGGAAATGATGGTGGAGCGCTGCCGAAACCTGTTGGGGTTTTCATGACCCACGACTGCGGCGTCTGCCCGCTGCGGGAGGGACTCAACGGCGGGAGAGAGGAACGGCAGGCGCAATGCAACGCCGCGGCTTTTCTACGCCGGGCCGGCTACCCGGCGCCGGAGGACTGGCGGGCGGCGCTGGCCCACCTGAGGCGGCGTTTCGGCGAGGAACCCTGCCCCCATGAGGTCGGTGTCTTTCTGGCTATCCGCTCAAGGACGTGGCCGCCTTTCTCGGCTGGAGGAAGCGACCGCTCAGCTCACAGCAACTCTTGAAGATCTACGGTCAGCCACGCCGCAGCCTGTGGTTGGCCGAGCATTACCGGCAGCTGCGCCGGCAACATGGCCCAACGACTCTCGGCCCCCTTAGCGATGCCGCCGGTTTGAATACTGCTCAATTTGCCGATTTGACTGTCATCGACAAAACGACCTTCACCCCAGCGCCTTTTTCATCCTCTCCAGCGCTTCAACCAGCAGGCTGCGCGGGCAGCCGAAATTAAGGCGCACGAAGCCGGGGGCGCCGAAATCGCCGCCGTCGGAGAGGCCGACCCCCGCGGCTTCGAAGAATTGCCCCGGCTGATCAAGGCCGCGGGCGCGGGTGTCGATCCACGCCAGACAGGTGGCCTCGACCGGGGTCATCGCCAGCCCCGGCATGGCGGCGATCGCCTGCGTCACCAGTTCGTGATTGCCACGCAGATAGGCGAGCAACTCCTGCCGCCACGGTTCGCCGTGACGATAGGCGGCTTCGGCGGCGGTCAGCCCCAGGGTGTTGACGTGCGGCACGATGCGCCCCATCGCCTGCTTGAATTGCTTGCGCAGCTGCGGATCGGAGATTACCGCGAAGGAGCAGCCGAGTCCGGGGATATTGTAGGTTTTGCTCGGTGCGAGCAGAGTGATGCAGCGGCTGGCGACCCCCGGATCGAGGGTCGCGATCGGTATATGGCGCTGCTCCGGATTCAGCACCAGCCCGGCGTGGATGTCGTCGGAGCCGATCACCAGATCGTGGCGGCGCGCAATCTCCGCCAGCGCCTCCAGTTCCGGGCGGCTCCAGGCGCGCCCCACCGGATTGTGCGGGTTGCACAGCAGCAGCAGCCGGGTGCGCGGGGTGATGGCCGCTTCGATGGCGGCAAAATCAAATTGCCAGCGTTGCTCGCGCAGCACCAGTGGCACATCCAGCAGCTCGCGTTCGGACAACCCCGGCGCCGATAAAAACGGCGGGTAGATCGGCGAGCTGGTCAGTACTGCGTCCCCCCTTTCGCCGACCGCGCGACACAGCACGTTCAGGCCGGTCACCAGTCCCGGCAGCCAGACCAGTTCCTCCGCCCCGATTTGCCAGGCAAAGTCCCGCTGCAGGTGGTCGATGACCGCCCGGCGCAACCCGTCGCCCGGCGCCGTGTAGCCAAATACCCCATGGTCGATCCGTTCATGCAGGGCGGCCAGGACCGCCGGCGGTGCGGCAAAGTCCATATCGGCCACCCACAGCGGGAGGATGTCGCGACCGGCATAGCGGTTCCATTTTTCGCTGCCGGTCTGGCGGCGGTCGATAAGCTGGTCGAAATCGAAAAGCGGTTGCGGCATGAAGAATCCTCACTGACGTTTGTCCACAGGGGGGCTCCTTCTGCGAGCCGCGGTGGGTGGCTGGTTTTCGCGAAAACCGCAGAAACATCTTGACAGGGCCCGCCTGCCCGATTTAAATTCTATCTAAACGATAGGGTTATAGCATTTTCACCGACAGAAGGCCAGAAGTCAAAAGTTTTTTCCGCAGGAGCGGCCATGCAGATTTCCCTGATCGGCGGACTTGACCGGCTGCAGCGCCACTACCGGGAAGAGGCGCAGAAGCTCGGGATCGAGCTGCGCGTCTACAATACCGCGGAAACCAATCTTGCCGCCAAGGTCAGCCATTGCCAGGCGGTGCTGCTGCTCACCGGCAAGATCTCCCACCGGGCCCGGCGCGAAGTGATGAAGGTCGCCCGGGCGCAGCGGATTCCGGTCTCCATGTCGCATCAGTGCGGGGTCTGCGCGGTCCGGGATTGCCTGAATTGCCTGCAACAGCAGGGCGCAACGCGGAGCTGACCATGTGCCAACTGCTCGGGATGAACTGCAACGTCCCCACCGACATCTGTTTCTCCTTTACCGGTTTTCGCCGCCGCGGCGGGGCGACCGACGTCCATGGCGACGGCTGGGGGATCGGCTTTTTCGAGGGGAAGGGGGCGCGGCTGTTTCTCGACCCGCAGCCATCCGCCCACTCGCCGCTGGCGGAGCTGGTGCGATCCTATCCGATCCGGTCGCTGAACGTCATCGCTCACATCCGCAAAGCGACCGCAGGGGTGGTGACCCTGGAGAATACCCATCCGTTCCAGCGTGAGCTCTGGGGGCGGCACTGGCTCTTCGCCCACAACGGCCACCTGCCGCTGTTCAAGCCTGCCCTGGATGGCAATTTCATGCCGGTCGGCAACACCGACAGCGAATGGATCTTCTGCTGGCTGCTGCAAAGCCTCAAGCAGCGCTTCGGCACCACGCCCCCGGCACCGGCCGCGCTGTTTGCCGTCCTGCAGGAGCTGACCCTGGAATTTGCCCCGCAGGGGATCAGCAATTACCTGCTCAGCAACGGGCAGGTGATGGTCGCCCATTGTTCGACGCGGCTCAGTTATATTGTGCGTCAGGCACCCTTCGGCGAGGCGCATCTGGTGGATGAGGATGTGGCTGTCGATTTCCGTGAACTGACCACGCCGCGCGACCGGGTGGCGGTGATCACCTCGCTGCCGCTGACCGACAACGAGGCCTGGGTCGACATGCGCCCCGGCACCCTGTGGATGTTTCGCGAGGGGGAGGTGGTCGAACAGGCCGACACCGCGCCCAGTCCGGTGCAGTCGCTGGAGAGCAGTCCGTTGAGGTGAATCTGAGGGGGTTTGCCCGGACGCGGTTTTAACCTGTCACCGGACAAACGGCATGGAGGGAGACCTTCTGGATGCTGATGGCATCGACCGGGCAGGCGGCGACACAGGCGCCGCAGCGGATGCAGTCGGCCTGGTTGATCCAGACCTGGCTGACCTCATCGACCTTGCGGGCGATCTTCCAGCCGGTCAATCGGCCATTGGCGTCGTGATGCAGGCTCTTGATCTTGAGGATACACTCGGGACGTGGTTTGGCTTTGACGCACCAGTCGCAGTAGATGCACTTGTCGCTGTCGATTTCGTATTTGAAGTGGCACTGATAGCAGCGCTGCGCTTCATCACCGGAGGTCTCGGCGCTGAACCCCAGATCAACCTCGGTCATCAGATCGCGCCGTGCCAGCGGAGTGGTCGGCATCCTCTGCAGCGGTACCGCGTCCATCTCGCG is a window encoding:
- a CDS encoding DUF2325 domain-containing protein, with product MQISLIGGLDRLQRHYREEAQKLGIELRVYNTAETNLAAKVSHCQAVLLLTGKISHRARREVMKVARAQRIPVSMSHQCGVCAVRDCLNCLQQQGATRS
- a CDS encoding MalY/PatB family protein, with the protein product MPQPLFDFDQLIDRRQTGSEKWNRYAGRDILPLWVADMDFAAPPAVLAALHERIDHGVFGYTAPGDGLRRAVIDHLQRDFAWQIGAEELVWLPGLVTGLNVLCRAVGERGDAVLTSSPIYPPFLSAPGLSERELLDVPLVLREQRWQFDFAAIEAAITPRTRLLLLCNPHNPVGRAWSRPELEALAEIARRHDLVIGSDDIHAGLVLNPEQRHIPIATLDPGVASRCITLLAPSKTYNIPGLGCSFAVISDPQLRKQFKQAMGRIVPHVNTLGLTAAEAAYRHGEPWRQELLAYLRGNHELVTQAIAAMPGLAMTPVEATCLAWIDTRARGLDQPGQFFEAAGVGLSDGGDFGAPGFVRLNFGCPRSLLVEALERMKKALG
- a CDS encoding DUF3793 family protein codes for the protein MTHDCGVCPLREGLNGGREERQAQCNAAAFLRRAGYPAPEDWRAALAHLRRRFGEEPCPHEVGVFLAIRSRTWPPFSAGGSDRSAHSNS
- a CDS encoding ABC transporter permease, translated to MSSYGHETALAAALTKTLTRTGVRAWRGLRLPDPLLGWLLPALLVAVWEILARMGVFPPNWLPAPSVVATTIFDLARQGELLGHIGITLWRIAAGFLLGAIAATLFGTLTGYLPLARKLLDPLLQALRNIPSMAWVPLFLLWLGVQESSKVSLIAVGVFFPVYLNLYSGILQVDRKLLEVGRIFQLKGIELIRRIVLPATLPAYLVGLRSGLGLGWMFVVAAELMGASRGLGFLMVDGQMTGRAAIIIASIVLFAIFGKLTDLLLESVGRRWQRRAHPVGKERRRAGI
- a CDS encoding methyltransferase domain-containing protein: MTDVYNTIDTASRQQVEQLAAILELRAADPQQRAMLRAYLERIDFPARARVVEVGCGTGPVARVLAQIPDVGAVIGIDPSPVLLGRARQLAANQCKLTFRESSAEALPLTDASQDVVVFHTSLCHLTDPAAALHEAFRVLVPGGWLAVFDGDYASTTFGTDDLDPLQLCAASFRRAFIHDSWLARRAPGLAEGAGFTVRDFRTFSYSETRPDYLLSVVDRGAEALAEEGVIGRELAAAMKGEARQRTRKGRFFGQIGYAALIARKPASEG
- a CDS encoding ABC transporter ATP-binding protein translates to MTVTPAHPRALAIDQLQKSFQVNGDEIVALEQVDLAIEPGEFVSIVGSSGCGKSTLLRIVAGLETSSAGSVRLGDKTIFSPSLERGMVFQEHRLLPWLTVVENVAFGLGRKLTVEQQRSVDEHIELVGLEKFARAYPDQLSGGMAQRAAIARALVTRPELLLLDEPFGALDALTRIQMQEEILRIWEVEKTTMVLVTHDIDEAIFLGDRVVIMSSRPGTIKKILPVNLPRPRDRSSYDFVQIRKEIYGHFFHGAEQPFAYAI
- a CDS encoding alpha/beta hydrolase family protein; protein product: MSRKDLDSMGVREIRIPSLLDGSAEPNLYFIPEGDGPFPLLVALHTWSFDRFNQLETLLPLCRERSWALLLPEARGPNLAGNPHAEQAAGSPLARQDVLDATAWITARFSIDRQRLFLLGGSGGGQLALLVAAADPARWRAVSVWVPITDLALWHGEASYYAPHIEACLGGPPGASADIDRRYRERSPLEHAAALTETNLFLHHGRFDPLVPWQHSWRLAERLHALGARRFFLEIFDGEHDIQARRALDWFSAQGGRVESGWRLTG
- a CDS encoding aliphatic sulfonate ABC transporter substrate-binding protein, translated to MKKRFMLILLALVAAVAGLTGCSKEEAVGKPAVIRVDYAYYNPVALLLKDKGWLETELAKENIKVEWYLSLGSNKALELLNSKSVDFGSTAGAASLIGKANGNPIKAIYLYSKPEWTALVTAKDSPIQKVTDLKGKKVAATRGTDPHIFLLRALDRFGLSEKDIELVPLQHPDGKNALDRGDVAAWAGLDPHMAQIELEKGARLFFRDPDLNTYGVLNVREEFAKQYPDYVVRVLTVYEKARKHAIAHPDELKAVLARDAKLSPEVAAKELERTDLSNPVIGDVQHKAIAAAGAVLKKSGIIPETVDIEATVGSLIDPGFIAKVAR